AGCTGATGAATGATTACGAGATTCTGGAGCTGGCGAGAACCGGTATTACCGGTCTGTCCAGAGGCGCGGAGGATGTGCGCTATCTGTAAGCGCAGACTCCGGCCGTGCGGCTGTTTCCGGCTGCGGTCAAAGCGGGATATGTGTTTCTGGCTGCATACAGGCGGAATAAAGCAGACGTTTTTGTATCTGTGTGCAGACGAATGACTGCGGCACGATAGATGCGTGCTAGAGGTAAAATTTTACCTTTAACCAATATATTTTTATGGAGGAGAAGAAAAATGGAAGCGAAGATTTATTATCAGGAAGACTGTAACCTGTCACTGCTGGAAGGCAAAACCATTGCCATTATCGGTTATGGAAGCCAGGGACATGCTCACGCGCTGAATGCGAAAGAGTCCGGCTGCCACGTAATCATCGGTCTGTACGAGGGAAGCCGTTCCTGGAAAAAGGCTGTGGAGCAGGGATTTGAGGTATATACCGCGGCGGAGGCTGCAAAAAAGGCAGACATCATCATGATTCTGATCAATGATGAAAAGCAGGCTGCAATGTATAAAAAGGATATCGAGCCGAACCTGGAGGAAGGCAACATGCTGATGTTTGCGCACGGTTTCAACATCCATTACGGATGCATCGTACCGCCGGCAAATGTTGACGTTACCATGATTGCGCCGAAGGGACCGGGTCATACGGTAAGAAGCGAATACCAGGCTGGCAAGGGTGTTCCGTGTCTGGTAGCGGTACATCAGGATGCAACCGGAAAAGCACTGGATACGGCGCTGGCATATGCGCTGGCAATCGGCGGTGCGCGTGCTGGCGTTCTGGAGACGACCTTCCGCACCGAGACCGAGACCGACCTGTTTGGTGAGCAGGCAGTGCTCTGCGGCGGTGTATGCGCGCTGATGCAGGCGGGCTACGAGACGCTGGTAGAGGCAGGCTACGACCCAAGAAACGCTTACTTTGAGTGTATCCACGAAATGAAGCTGATTGTCGACCTGATTTATCAGTCCGGCTTCTCAGGCATGAGATACTCTATCTCCAACACGGCAGAGTACGGCGATTACATCACCGGTCCGAAGATTATCACCGAGGAGACCAAGAAGACCATGAAGAAGATTCTTTCCGACATCCAGGACGGAACCTTCGCAAAAGACTTCCTGCTGGATATGTCTTCCGCAGGCGGACAGGTACACTTCAAGGCGATGCGTAAGCTGGCGGCAGAGCATCCGTCAGAAATCGTCGGCGAAGAAATCCGCAAGCTGTATAGCTGGAACGGCGAGGACAAACTGATCAACAACTAGCGCGAAGGCACCAAGCCGTGCACGAGTGAATAACAATTCTCCCGGCGAGAGTTTACTCTCAGCCGGGAGAATTGTTATAAACGAGTATAGGGCGGGAGCCCGCGTGCGAGCAATCACCGATTGCGAGAACGGAGCACGGCTTGCAGGCAGGAGGCGGGAGCCCGCGTGCGAGCAATCAACGATTGCGAGAACGGAGCACGGCTTGCAAGCAGGAGTACGCGTGAAAAAATCCCGGCGAGAGTTTACTCTCAGCCGGGAGAATTGTTATAAACGA
This is a stretch of genomic DNA from Marvinbryantia formatexigens DSM 14469. It encodes these proteins:
- the ilvC gene encoding ketol-acid reductoisomerase, whose translation is MEAKIYYQEDCNLSLLEGKTIAIIGYGSQGHAHALNAKESGCHVIIGLYEGSRSWKKAVEQGFEVYTAAEAAKKADIIMILINDEKQAAMYKKDIEPNLEEGNMLMFAHGFNIHYGCIVPPANVDVTMIAPKGPGHTVRSEYQAGKGVPCLVAVHQDATGKALDTALAYALAIGGARAGVLETTFRTETETDLFGEQAVLCGGVCALMQAGYETLVEAGYDPRNAYFECIHEMKLIVDLIYQSGFSGMRYSISNTAEYGDYITGPKIITEETKKTMKKILSDIQDGTFAKDFLLDMSSAGGQVHFKAMRKLAAEHPSEIVGEEIRKLYSWNGEDKLINN